In Mustela nigripes isolate SB6536 chromosome 2, MUSNIG.SB6536, whole genome shotgun sequence, a single window of DNA contains:
- the TMEM108 gene encoding transmembrane protein 108 codes for MKRSLQALYCQLLSFLLILALTEALVFATQEPSPRESLQVLPSGTTPDTMVTATLSSTRHSSMATAPTSVGSLTPHPNGSSSQAAAPMAMTTPHSDGRPPTNTVSTIMMTATTPHSKGPLTTGPLPAAMATTSSHSEGHPQGEAMATILLTKPTEATSRPTTAPTRATTRRPPRPPGSSRKGTSSSSRSVLPAPSGHSGRKEGQRGRNQSSTHLGQKRPLGKIFQIYKGNFTGSIEPDLSTLTPRNPLWGYSSLPQPQTVATTMAPSRTSWTPPTTPLVPAEDKPGLSRADQGGGSTFTSQGGEPDTTVASGAPASPQPAPVPSQRPRGDPQDGPSHSDSWLTVTPGINRPPSTSSGVFTATAGPTQAAFNVSVSAPSKGTPQGTSSTSQAPAHPTRGSESTVSQAKEEATTTPTTTNRVPSPLSTVVSTATGNFLNRLVPAGTWKPGTAGNISHVAEGDKPQHRATICLSKMDIAWVILAISVPISSCSVLLTVCCLRRKKKTANPENNLSYWNNAITMDYFNKHAVELPREIQSLETSEDQLSEPRSPANGDYRDTGMVLVNPFCQETLFVGNDQVSEI; via the exons gcttcctcctgatcttgGCACTGACCGAAGCACTGGTATTTGCCACCCAGGAACCATCTCCGAGAGAATCTCTTCAGGTCCTCCCCTCAGGCACCACCCCAGACACCATGGTGACAGCAACCCTCAGCTCTACCAGACATTCTTCCATGGCAACTGCCCCCACTTCTGTGGGCTCACTGACCCCCCATCCCAATGGATCCTCCTCACAGGCTGCAGCTCCCATGGCAATGACAACGCCCCATTCAGATGGACGCCCTCCTACAAACACTGTCTCCACCATCATGATGACAGCAACCACCCCACATTCTAAAGGCCCCCTAACCACAGGGCCCCTTCCTGCTGCCATGGCAACCACATCCTCCCACTCAGAGGGCCATCCCCAGGGGGAAGCTATGGCCACCATCCTGCTGACAAAGCCAACAGAAGCCACCAGCCGTCCCACCACAGCACCTACCCGGGCTACCACACGCAgacctcccaggcccccaggctcTTCCCGAAAGGGGACCAGCAGTTCATCACGCTCTGTCCTGCCTGCACCCAGTGGCCActctgggaggaaggaaggccagCGGGGACGAAATCAGAGCTCCACACATCTGGGGCAGAAGCGGCCCTTGGGGAAAATCTTTCAGATCTACAAAGGCAACTTTACAGGGTCTATAGAACCTGACCTGTCCACCCTCACTCCCAGGAACCCACTCTGGGGTTATTCTTCCTTGCCACAACCCCAGACAGTGGCCACAACCATGGCGCCCAGCAGGACCTCGTGGacaccacccaccacccccctgGTGCCTGCAGAGGACAAACCAGGCCTTAGCAGAGCAGACCAGGGGGGTGGTTCCACCTTCACCAGCCAAGGAGGGGAGCCGGACACCACAGTAGcctcaggtgcccctgccagtCCACAACCTGCCCCAGTGCCTTCTCAGCGCCCCCGCGGTGACCCACAGGATGGCCCCAGCCACAGTGACTCCTGGCTTACTGTCACCCCCGGCATCAACAGACCTCCATCTACCAGCTCTGGGGTCTTCACAGCCACCGCGGGGCCCACCCAGGCTGCCTTCAACGTCAGTGTCTCAGCCCCTTCCAAGGGGACCCCTCAGGGAACATCTTCAACCTCGCaggccccagcccaccccaccagGGGCTCAGAAAGCACTGTTTCCCAAGCCAAGGAGGAGGCTACAACCACCCCCACAACGACCAACAGGGTGCCCAGTCCTCTCTCCACAGTGGTGTCCACAGCCACAGGAAACTTCCTCAACCGCCTAGTCCCTGCCGGGACCTGGAAGCCTGGAACAGCAGGGAATATATCCCATGTGGCTGAAGGAGACAAACCCCAGCACAGAGCCACCATCTGCCTGAGCAAGATGGACATCGCCTGGGTGATCCTGGCCATCAGCGTGCCCATCTCCTCCTGCT CTGTCTTGCTGACAGTGTGCTgcctgaggaggaagaaaaagacgGCTAATCCAGAGAACAACCTGAGCTACTGGAACAATGCCATCACCATGGACTACTTCAATAAGCATGCTGTGGAGTTACCAAGGGAGATCCAGTCCCTTGAAACTTCTGAG gaccAGCTCTCGGAACCCCGATCCCCAGCCAATGGTGACTACAGAGACACTGGGATGGTCCTCGTCAACCCCTTCTGCCAAGAAACATTGTTTGTGGGAAATGATCAAGTATCGGAGATCTAA